A single genomic interval of Mucilaginibacter boryungensis harbors:
- a CDS encoding transketolase, translating to MNKNVDELKQVASQVRRDIVRMVHGCQSGHPGGSLGCTDFLVALYFNAMKHDPAFNMDGIGEDLFFLSNGHISPVFYSVLAHAGYFDKAELATFRKLNSRLQGHPTTHEHLPGVRIASGSLGQGLSVAIGAALAKKLNGDERLVYTLHGDGELQEGQIWEAAMFAPHHKVDNLIATVDVNGQQIDGPTEKIMSLLDLAAKWSAFGWDVMTMNGNDMADVVQTLAEAKSRTGMGKPIVILMATGMGYGVDFMMGSHKWHGVAPNDEQLAAALAQLEESLGDY from the coding sequence ATGAACAAAAACGTTGACGAATTAAAACAAGTAGCATCGCAGGTAAGGCGCGATATTGTACGCATGGTACATGGTTGCCAATCGGGCCACCCCGGTGGTTCTTTAGGCTGTACCGATTTTTTGGTAGCCTTATATTTTAACGCCATGAAACATGACCCTGCCTTTAATATGGATGGCATTGGCGAAGACCTGTTCTTCCTTTCAAACGGCCATATTTCACCGGTATTTTACAGCGTACTGGCACATGCAGGTTATTTTGATAAAGCCGAACTGGCTACCTTCCGTAAACTAAATTCGCGGTTGCAGGGCCACCCTACCACGCACGAACATTTGCCGGGTGTACGTATCGCTTCAGGTTCGTTAGGTCAGGGTTTATCGGTAGCTATTGGCGCGGCCTTAGCTAAAAAATTAAACGGTGACGAGCGCCTGGTTTACACCCTGCACGGCGATGGTGAATTACAGGAAGGTCAGATTTGGGAAGCTGCTATGTTTGCCCCTCACCATAAAGTTGATAACCTGATTGCTACGGTTGACGTGAACGGGCAGCAAATTGACGGCCCTACCGAAAAGATTATGAGCCTGCTTGACCTGGCTGCGAAATGGAGTGCCTTTGGCTGGGACGTAATGACGATGAATGGTAATGATATGGCCGATGTTGTCCAAACTTTAGCCGAGGCCAAAAGCCGAACAGGTATGGGCAAACCTATTGTAATACTAATGGCAACAGGCATGGGCTACGGCGTTGATTTTATGATGGGCAGCCACAAATGGCACGGCGTTGCACCAAACGACGAGCAATTAGCCGCAGCATTAGCACAACTGGAAGAAAGCTTAGGGGATTATTAA
- the bcp gene encoding thioredoxin-dependent thiol peroxidase yields MATLTAGDKAPGFTAKDQNGKEVSLSDFKGKTTILYFYPKDDTPGCTAEACDFRDNYQSLLAKGYEVIGVSTDDEKSHKKFETKYSLPFTLIADDSKEINEAYGVWVEKNMYGKKYMGTARTTFIINGDGIITHIIEKVDTQNASQQVLDLL; encoded by the coding sequence ATGGCTACATTAACAGCAGGCGACAAAGCCCCCGGCTTTACCGCTAAAGACCAAAACGGCAAAGAGGTATCGCTAAGCGACTTTAAAGGCAAAACCACCATCTTATATTTTTATCCAAAAGATGATACACCCGGCTGCACCGCCGAAGCCTGCGATTTCAGGGATAATTACCAATCGTTATTGGCTAAAGGATACGAAGTGATTGGCGTGAGCACCGACGACGAAAAATCGCACAAAAAATTTGAAACCAAATACAGCTTGCCTTTTACCCTTATTGCCGACGACAGCAAAGAAATTAACGAAGCCTACGGCGTTTGGGTAGAGAAAAATATGTACGGCAAAAAATATATGGGCACCGCCCGCACTACTTTTATTATTAATGGCGATGGCATTATTACCCACATTATTGAAAAAGTAGATACCCAGAATGCATCGCAGCAGGTGCTTGACCTTTTATAG
- a CDS encoding M23 family metallopeptidase, with protein sequence MIKMYCLPIFLWAIFSIASAQDFKQSKEYPKDVFRYPLDLPPATAGTFGELRPNHFHAGLDFKTQQHIGFPVHAADKGYVSRLKVQYGGFGNAVYIAHPGGFTSVYGHLDHFIPQLAALIKQAQEQQQKWDVDLTLNPFQFPVYKGQVVAASGNTGASGGPHVHFEIRDTETQETINAQLFGLTVPDKIPPSLYSVSVYHLNGRPFDENIFRQTYPVRGAAGNYHLAKPQTLELSGEIGFGITANDMNSTSANKNGVYSIELKVDDKTVFTYAAERFAFDQTHAINAFIDYPYIQKTGGFIQKCFILPGAKITLYPQSVNRGVVTFNDNEMHDVEYVVKDIAGNTSTVKLKVKSSIPKESHPVFHPQGTLLHYDKHSEFTTDKVRLVSDPGNLYDDLDLQYSILPKRPGSYSALHRIHNKYTPIHDSLTLYIKSDADLGKYTNKAVLVSSINGAVESVYENGFIKGIIHGFGDYDIRIDSIPPVISPVNIRNGSNLAATRKVIFRVNDSLSGVKNVMGKIDGKWVVVEHDYKSKMFIYTFGPEISSGKHTFELTATDFKNNVSQFTADFYR encoded by the coding sequence ATGATTAAAATGTACTGTTTGCCTATATTTCTGTGGGCTATTTTTTCCATTGCTTCTGCCCAGGATTTTAAACAATCTAAAGAATACCCGAAAGATGTTTTCCGCTACCCGCTGGATTTGCCGCCCGCTACGGCAGGTACTTTTGGCGAGTTAAGGCCCAACCACTTCCATGCGGGTTTGGATTTTAAAACCCAGCAGCATATTGGCTTCCCTGTGCATGCGGCCGATAAAGGCTATGTTTCGCGCTTAAAAGTGCAATATGGTGGTTTTGGCAACGCGGTTTACATTGCGCACCCCGGTGGTTTTACTTCAGTTTATGGTCATTTAGATCATTTCATCCCCCAACTGGCAGCTTTAATAAAACAGGCGCAGGAGCAGCAGCAAAAATGGGATGTAGACCTGACCTTGAACCCTTTCCAGTTCCCGGTTTACAAAGGACAAGTGGTAGCCGCATCGGGTAATACCGGCGCATCGGGCGGGCCGCATGTGCACTTTGAGATACGCGACACCGAAACCCAGGAAACCATTAACGCGCAGTTATTTGGTCTAACCGTTCCCGATAAAATACCGCCAAGCCTTTACAGCGTAAGCGTGTACCATTTAAACGGCCGCCCATTTGATGAAAATATCTTCAGGCAAACCTATCCCGTTCGGGGCGCTGCGGGCAATTACCATTTAGCAAAACCCCAAACGCTTGAATTAAGCGGTGAAATTGGCTTCGGTATAACAGCTAATGACATGAACAGTACATCGGCTAATAAAAATGGTGTCTATTCCATCGAGCTGAAGGTGGATGATAAAACCGTCTTTACTTACGCCGCCGAGCGTTTTGCGTTCGACCAAACACACGCCATAAACGCTTTTATAGATTATCCTTATATCCAAAAAACCGGCGGATTTATCCAAAAATGTTTTATACTGCCCGGCGCTAAAATTACGCTGTACCCGCAATCGGTAAACCGTGGCGTGGTTACCTTTAATGATAATGAAATGCATGATGTGGAGTATGTAGTAAAAGACATTGCGGGTAATACATCAACCGTTAAACTAAAAGTAAAATCAAGCATCCCGAAAGAAAGTCACCCGGTATTTCATCCGCAAGGGACTTTATTGCATTACGACAAACACAGCGAATTTACCACCGATAAAGTGAGGTTGGTATCCGACCCCGGTAATTTATATGATGACCTTGACCTGCAATACAGCATCCTGCCCAAACGCCCGGGCAGTTATTCGGCGCTGCATCGCATCCATAATAAATACACCCCTATTCACGATAGTTTAACACTGTATATTAAATCCGATGCCGACCTGGGTAAATACACCAATAAAGCTGTGCTGGTAAGCAGCATTAACGGCGCTGTAGAAAGCGTTTATGAGAACGGCTTTATAAAAGGCATTATCCATGGTTTTGGCGATTATGACATCCGTATAGATAGTATCCCGCCGGTGATATCGCCGGTAAATATTCGCAATGGCAGTAACCTGGCAGCAACACGCAAAGTTATTTTCAGGGTTAACGATAGCCTTTCGGGCGTTAAAAATGTAATGGGTAAAATAGATGGTAAATGGGTGGTGGTTGAACATGATTATAAAAGCAAAATGTTTATTTATACATTTGGCCCCGAGATAAGTAGCGGCAAGCATACTTTTGAATTAACCGCTACCGATTTTAAAAACAACGTTTCACAGTTTACCGCAGATTTTTACAGATAA
- a CDS encoding fumarylacetoacetate hydrolase family protein: MKIIAIGRNYAEHAKELNNPVPTIPVIFMKPDTALLKDNKPFYHPDFSQDVHHEIELVLKVCKEGKHVDEKFAANYYDEIGLGIDFTARDIQSRHKEKGLPWELAKGFDGSAPISNFVPKAELGDLYNLNLRLDVNGQTRQDGTTKDLLFSFESIIAFVSKYITLKKGDLIFTGTPPGVSKVAIGDYLEGYLQGKKMLDFYVK, encoded by the coding sequence ATGAAGATCATTGCCATTGGCCGCAACTACGCCGAGCATGCTAAAGAATTGAATAACCCTGTACCTACCATTCCGGTGATTTTTATGAAGCCGGATACTGCCTTGTTAAAAGACAACAAGCCGTTTTACCACCCTGATTTTTCGCAGGATGTGCATCATGAGATCGAGCTGGTGTTAAAAGTGTGCAAGGAAGGCAAGCATGTGGATGAAAAATTTGCCGCCAATTATTATGATGAGATAGGTTTGGGTATCGATTTCACCGCGCGCGATATCCAAAGCCGCCATAAAGAAAAAGGCCTGCCCTGGGAACTGGCCAAAGGCTTCGACGGATCGGCCCCTATCAGCAACTTTGTACCAAAAGCCGAACTTGGCGACTTGTATAACTTAAACCTGCGACTGGACGTGAATGGCCAAACCCGTCAGGATGGTACTACCAAAGATTTGCTTTTTAGTTTCGAAAGCATTATCGCTTTCGTATCAAAATACATTACCCTTAAAAAAGGCGACCTGATTTTTACCGGCACGCCCCCCGGTGTAAGTAAAGTTGCTATAGGCGACTATTTGGAGGGATATTTGCAGGGTAAGAAAATGCTGGACTTTTACGTGAAGTAA
- a CDS encoding nucleoside/nucleotide kinase family protein, producing the protein MKVLVIGPSASGKSYVSRKLKAAGINAFDAEEIEGLENWYDRDGKKVPAPETADEALNGGYAFLWSRKTLSNFLARFNDVFVFGGSGNVIRMFDLFDRVYCLQISPELQRERLRNGTRPTPQMDENSDGLVIWGIGLKIWRANRTFL; encoded by the coding sequence ATGAAGGTATTAGTGATCGGCCCGTCGGCTTCCGGCAAATCGTATGTTTCACGCAAGTTAAAAGCAGCAGGAATAAACGCGTTTGATGCCGAAGAAATTGAAGGCTTAGAGAATTGGTATGATCGCGATGGCAAAAAGGTACCGGCACCTGAAACCGCCGATGAAGCCTTGAACGGCGGCTACGCCTTCCTGTGGAGCAGGAAAACACTATCTAACTTCCTCGCCCGGTTTAACGATGTTTTTGTTTTTGGCGGCTCGGGCAATGTGATAAGAATGTTCGATCTTTTCGACCGGGTTTATTGCTTACAAATCAGTCCTGAACTACAGCGCGAACGTCTGCGTAACGGCACGCGCCCTACCCCGCAAATGGATGAGAACAGCGACGGCCTGGTAATCTGGGGGATTGGTTTGAAAATATGGCGCGCGAACAGAACATTCCTTTAA
- a CDS encoding T9SS type A sorting domain-containing protein: MNKNYTKIYSRILLLAVAMLMSFTMVATPKQKSDTTLLRLTRLSKKDKNVLKTYHVNFPAIKPIPVPANKTTSTTAYAEDKLLTNVQVYPNPVIDQINLKYSISKASNVNIKIMDVLGNEVINLFSQHVEPGEFKAVYTLKGKLNSGFYFVRVVVGTESVIKRISIL; this comes from the coding sequence ATGAACAAAAACTATACTAAAATTTATTCGCGTATATTATTGCTTGCAGTAGCTATGCTTATGAGTTTTACTATGGTTGCTACTCCTAAACAAAAAAGCGACACCACCTTATTACGCCTGACCAGGTTAAGTAAAAAGGACAAGAACGTGCTAAAAACTTACCACGTTAATTTTCCGGCTATAAAACCTATACCGGTACCAGCAAATAAAACCACCAGTACCACGGCTTATGCCGAAGATAAACTGCTAACTAACGTGCAGGTTTATCCTAACCCGGTTATCGATCAGATTAACCTAAAGTACTCTATTTCAAAGGCATCTAACGTTAACATTAAAATTATGGATGTGCTGGGTAACGAGGTGATCAACCTTTTCTCGCAGCATGTAGAACCCGGCGAGTTTAAAGCTGTATACACCCTGAAAGGTAAATTAAACAGCGGCTTTTATTTTGTGCGCGTTGTTGTAGGCACCGAATCGGTGATCAAACGGATCTCTATACTTTAA
- a CDS encoding KUP/HAK/KT family potassium transporter, whose translation MSQHKDLQKLTVAGLLISLGIIYGDIGTSPLYVFKAIVGPHTINEVLVLGGVSLVFWTLTMQTTLKYVIITLKADNKGEGGIFSLFSLVRRKAKWLIVPAVLGGCALLADGIITPPITISSAIEGLEPLYPNIPTVWIVAAIITVLFIIQQFGTSLVGKAFGPIMFLWFTMMGVLGVSYICHMPSIFKALNPYYAYQLLTSSSSHQAFIILGAVFLCTTGAEALYSDLGHCGRKNIRISWIYVKTCLVLNYLGQAVWLLQHNGQKMDLNLYNPFFQIVPTQFYYGGVAIATAAAVIASQALISGSFTLISEAVRLNLWPKVRINYPSEQKGQLYVPSINWILCAGCLIVVALFQRSERMEAAYGLSITVAMLMTTILVSRFLKRRKVPSYIINTFLLVYLLIEGTFLAGNLVKFIHGGWFTLTIGLFLFCVMWTWHTARKIRNRYVKFVEIEDYYNILQELSDDETVPKYASQLIYLTSANFDSEVESKIIYSILQKQPKRADVYWLVHVDVMDEPYTREYTVDFLVPNKVIRIDFKLGFRVEQQINLLFRKVVEDLVKKGEVEIMSKYKSLNKHKIVGDFRFVVIEKVLSRSHGLSFYENLVMNIYKQLKHLSLSEERGFGLDLSFVTVEKVPLMLANPEEVKITRMN comes from the coding sequence GTGTCACAACATAAAGATTTACAGAAGCTAACCGTTGCCGGTCTTCTGATCAGTTTAGGTATCATCTACGGTGATATCGGTACATCCCCTCTATATGTATTTAAAGCTATTGTAGGTCCGCATACAATTAACGAGGTATTGGTGCTTGGCGGTGTTTCGCTTGTTTTTTGGACGCTGACCATGCAAACCACCCTGAAGTATGTAATTATTACTTTAAAAGCCGATAACAAAGGTGAAGGGGGCATTTTCTCGTTATTCTCGCTGGTGCGCCGTAAAGCTAAATGGCTGATAGTGCCGGCCGTATTAGGCGGTTGCGCTTTACTGGCCGACGGCATTATTACCCCGCCCATTACCATTTCATCAGCTATTGAGGGTTTGGAGCCTTTATATCCAAATATCCCCACGGTTTGGATAGTGGCGGCTATAATTACCGTATTGTTTATTATTCAGCAGTTTGGCACATCGCTGGTGGGTAAGGCATTTGGGCCAATTATGTTCCTGTGGTTTACTATGATGGGCGTATTGGGTGTAAGCTATATCTGCCATATGCCATCGATTTTTAAAGCCTTAAATCCGTATTACGCTTATCAGCTTTTAACAAGCAGCTCCAGTCACCAGGCGTTTATTATACTGGGTGCGGTTTTCTTGTGTACTACCGGGGCCGAGGCTTTGTATTCAGACCTGGGCCATTGTGGCCGTAAAAACATTCGCATTAGCTGGATCTATGTAAAAACCTGCTTAGTGTTGAACTACCTGGGCCAGGCAGTTTGGCTGTTACAGCATAACGGCCAAAAAATGGATCTGAACCTTTACAACCCGTTCTTCCAGATCGTGCCAACCCAGTTTTATTATGGTGGTGTCGCCATCGCTACAGCGGCGGCGGTTATTGCCAGCCAGGCTTTAATCTCAGGCTCGTTCACGCTGATATCTGAAGCGGTGCGATTGAACCTTTGGCCAAAAGTGCGCATTAACTATCCAAGCGAGCAAAAAGGCCAACTATACGTACCCAGCATTAACTGGATACTTTGCGCGGGCTGTTTAATAGTGGTGGCGTTGTTCCAACGCTCGGAAAGGATGGAGGCGGCTTACGGTTTAAGTATTACCGTGGCTATGTTAATGACCACTATCCTGGTATCCCGGTTCCTGAAACGGCGCAAGGTGCCATCGTATATTATCAATACATTTTTATTGGTTTACCTGCTAATAGAGGGCACTTTCCTTGCCGGTAACCTGGTTAAATTTATCCATGGAGGCTGGTTTACGCTGACTATTGGCCTGTTCCTGTTCTGCGTAATGTGGACCTGGCACACTGCCCGTAAAATAAGGAACCGGTATGTGAAGTTTGTTGAGATTGAAGATTATTACAACATTTTGCAGGAGTTAAGCGACGATGAAACTGTGCCTAAATACGCATCGCAGCTGATATACCTTACCAGTGCTAATTTCGATTCGGAGGTAGAGTCGAAGATCATTTACTCTATCCTGCAAAAGCAACCTAAGCGTGCCGATGTGTACTGGCTGGTGCACGTGGATGTAATGGACGAACCATACACCCGCGAATACACAGTAGACTTCCTGGTGCCGAACAAGGTGATCCGTATAGATTTTAAACTTGGCTTTAGGGTTGAGCAACAGATTAACCTGCTGTTCCGCAAAGTGGTAGAGGATCTGGTGAAGAAGGGTGAGGTAGAGATTATGAGTAAATATAAATCACTAAACAAGCACAAAATTGTGGGCGACTTCCGTTTTGTGGTGATAGAAAAAGTATTGTCGCGTTCGCACGGGTTATCTTTTTACGAGAACCTGGTGATGAATATCTACAAGCAATTGAAACACCTGAGTTTATCGGAAGAACGCGGTTTTGGGCTCGACCTGAGTTTTGTGACGGTAGAAAAAGTACCGTTAATGCTGGCCAATCCGGAGGAAGTGAAGATTACAAGGATGAATTAA
- a CDS encoding EVE domain-containing protein, translating into MNHWLVKSEPVKYSWEKFLSEGRTFWDGVRNYQARNNLREMKEGDLVLYYHSNEGKAVVGIAKVVKAAYQDPTTSDPNWLVVDLAPVESLKNPVTLEQIKADPQLKDIGLVRQGRLSVMALKAAEFDRILELGS; encoded by the coding sequence ATGAACCATTGGTTAGTCAAGTCAGAACCTGTAAAATATAGCTGGGAGAAATTTTTAAGCGAGGGCCGAACCTTTTGGGATGGCGTGCGCAATTACCAGGCCCGCAACAACCTGCGCGAAATGAAGGAAGGCGACCTGGTACTGTATTACCACAGTAACGAAGGCAAAGCCGTTGTGGGCATAGCCAAAGTTGTAAAAGCGGCCTACCAGGACCCTACCACCAGCGACCCGAACTGGCTAGTGGTTGACCTAGCGCCGGTAGAGTCTTTGAAAAATCCGGTTACCCTCGAACAAATAAAAGCAGACCCACAACTGAAAGACATTGGCCTGGTGCGCCAGGGCCGCCTATCGGTAATGGCTTTAAAAGCCGCCGAATTTGACAGGATATTAGAATTAGGGAGCTGA
- a CDS encoding alpha/beta hydrolase, with amino-acid sequence MPLKVTLFLMLFAVDAFAQTPKVSSGAIQHIANFPSKYVPARNVDVWLPDGYSPLKNYAVVYMQDGMALFDAGIMWNKQEWGVDETMGRLIADGKIKDCIVVGIWNGNANRHSEYFPQKPFEMLTARQQDSLYSIPAGNGKLFAEKIQSENYLKFMVHELKPYIDSHYATFTDATNTYVMGSSMGGLISLYAICEYPKVFGGAACLSTHWPGLFTVNNNPVPAAFMAYLRKYLPSPKNHKIYFDHGDATLDAMYQPYQQQVDEIMKKKGFSANNWLSKEFPGADHSENSWRKRLDEPMVFLLKN; translated from the coding sequence ATGCCGCTTAAAGTAACCCTTTTCCTGATGCTGTTTGCAGTCGACGCTTTTGCCCAAACGCCTAAAGTTAGCAGCGGCGCTATTCAGCATATCGCAAACTTTCCATCTAAGTACGTACCCGCCCGTAATGTGGACGTTTGGCTGCCAGATGGTTATTCGCCATTAAAAAATTATGCGGTAGTTTATATGCAGGATGGCATGGCGCTGTTTGATGCCGGTATTATGTGGAACAAGCAGGAGTGGGGTGTAGATGAAACTATGGGCAGGTTAATTGCAGATGGCAAAATAAAAGATTGCATTGTGGTAGGCATTTGGAATGGCAACGCTAACCGCCACAGCGAATATTTTCCGCAAAAGCCTTTTGAAATGCTGACTGCCCGTCAGCAGGATTCATTGTACAGTATACCGGCGGGAAACGGTAAACTATTTGCCGAAAAGATACAATCCGAAAATTACCTGAAGTTTATGGTGCACGAGTTGAAGCCGTATATCGATAGCCATTATGCAACTTTTACGGATGCGACCAACACCTACGTAATGGGCAGCAGCATGGGCGGGCTGATATCGCTTTATGCTATTTGCGAATACCCCAAAGTGTTTGGCGGCGCGGCCTGCCTTTCCACCCACTGGCCCGGCTTGTTTACGGTAAATAACAACCCTGTACCGGCTGCTTTTATGGCTTATTTGCGTAAGTATTTACCATCGCCAAAAAACCATAAAATTTATTTCGATCACGGCGATGCAACGCTGGACGCAATGTACCAACCCTATCAGCAACAAGTGGATGAAATTATGAAGAAAAAAGGTTTCTCTGCAAATAATTGGTTAAGCAAAGAATTCCCTGGCGCCGACCATTCAGAAAACTCCTGGCGTAAAAGATTAGATGAACCAATGGTGTTTTTGCTTAAAAATTAA
- a CDS encoding PLDc N-terminal domain-containing protein: MIFAHLFSLYFLIDVFRSKFKDTMSKAFWIVVLLFIPLIGSLVYMRTGKLDKDKLV, from the coding sequence ATGATATTTGCACATCTGTTCTCCCTGTATTTTTTGATTGATGTTTTTCGCTCGAAATTTAAAGATACTATGAGCAAGGCATTTTGGATAGTTGTGCTTTTATTTATCCCGTTAATTGGCTCGCTGGTGTACATGCGAACAGGCAAATTGGATAAAGACAAGCTAGTTTAA
- a CDS encoding glycosyltransferase family 4 protein has product MKIAILSPVAWRTPPRHYGPWEQIASTIAEGIIKKGADVTLFATGDSITAGKLKSICATGYEEDRTQDVKVLECLHISNLMEQAGEFDLIHNNFDFLPLTYSRLIHTSMITTIHGFSSPKIIPVYKKYNDTSHYVSISNADRSPDLKYLATVYNGMDPNNFDFVDRPDDYLLYFGRIHHDKGTYEAIQIAKQSKRKLLIAGIIQDEGYYESKVEPELNDQIQYVGHAGPDKRRELLGNALALLHPINFNEPFGMSVAESMLCGTPVIAFSKGSMPELIEHEKTGFLVNNVDEAVNAVHQVSAINRAYCRDWAVSKFSSDKMVDDYWELYQRIV; this is encoded by the coding sequence ATGAAAATAGCCATATTATCGCCTGTTGCCTGGCGCACACCGCCCAGGCATTACGGCCCATGGGAACAAATTGCCAGCACTATAGCCGAAGGTATTATAAAAAAAGGGGCAGATGTAACCCTGTTTGCTACAGGCGATTCTATTACCGCTGGCAAGTTAAAATCAATTTGCGCTACGGGTTATGAAGAAGACCGCACCCAGGATGTCAAGGTGCTGGAATGCCTGCACATCAGTAACCTGATGGAGCAGGCCGGTGAGTTTGACCTGATCCATAATAACTTTGACTTTTTGCCGCTCACCTATTCCAGACTTATTCATACATCGATGATCACTACTATACATGGGTTCTCATCGCCAAAGATCATCCCGGTTTATAAAAAATACAACGATACATCGCATTATGTATCCATCAGCAATGCCGACCGCAGCCCTGATTTGAAATACCTGGCTACGGTGTACAATGGCATGGACCCAAACAATTTTGATTTTGTGGACAGACCGGATGATTACCTGCTATACTTTGGCCGTATCCATCATGATAAAGGCACCTACGAGGCCATCCAGATTGCCAAACAAAGTAAGCGCAAACTGCTGATAGCCGGCATTATACAGGATGAGGGTTATTACGAAAGCAAGGTGGAACCCGAACTTAACGATCAGATACAATACGTAGGGCATGCCGGGCCTGATAAACGCAGGGAACTATTAGGCAACGCGCTGGCTTTACTCCACCCCATTAATTTTAACGAACCTTTTGGCATGAGTGTGGCCGAAAGCATGTTATGCGGCACGCCGGTTATTGCCTTCAGCAAAGGTTCAATGCCCGAACTGATCGAACATGAAAAGACAGGTTTTTTAGTAAATAATGTGGATGAGGCGGTAAACGCTGTACATCAGGTGAGCGCAATAAACCGTGCCTACTGCCGCGATTGGGCGGTGAGTAAATTCAGCAGCGATAAAATGGTGGATGATTATTGGGAGTTGTATCAGCGAATTGTTTAA